A stretch of Amycolatopsis balhimycina FH 1894 DNA encodes these proteins:
- a CDS encoding RecB family exonuclease: MPDADTVTTGPPTASAVATEVRRRPALSPSRASDFKQCPLLYRFRAVDRLPEVPTKAQLRGTLVHSVLERLFALPAADRVPPRARELLGPAWTDLSADRPEWTELFDGEKPGDHEEWLRSAEKLLDAYFELEDPRRLEPEACELHVEIELGSGVLLRGYIDRLDVAPTGEIRVVDYKTGAAPREIGEAKAMFQMKFYAVVLWRLRGIVPRQLKLMYLTDGQSLAYTPDEAELLRFERTLEAIWQAILKAGKTGDFRPNKSKLCNWCDHQAHCPEYGGTPPEYPGWPEPDAGDETPLDRAD, from the coding sequence ATGCCCGACGCCGACACTGTGACCACCGGCCCGCCCACCGCTTCCGCCGTCGCCACCGAGGTACGGCGGCGGCCCGCGTTGTCGCCGTCACGGGCCAGTGACTTCAAGCAGTGCCCGCTGCTCTACCGGTTCCGCGCGGTGGACCGGCTGCCGGAGGTCCCGACCAAGGCCCAGCTGCGCGGCACGCTCGTCCACTCGGTCCTGGAGCGGCTGTTCGCGCTGCCCGCCGCCGACCGCGTCCCGCCGCGGGCTCGCGAGCTGCTCGGCCCGGCGTGGACGGACCTGTCCGCGGACCGTCCGGAGTGGACCGAGCTGTTCGACGGCGAGAAGCCCGGCGACCACGAGGAATGGCTGCGGTCGGCGGAAAAGCTGCTGGACGCCTACTTCGAGCTGGAGGACCCGCGCCGGCTCGAACCGGAGGCCTGCGAGCTGCACGTCGAGATCGAGCTCGGCTCCGGCGTCCTGCTGCGCGGCTACATCGACCGGCTCGACGTCGCGCCGACCGGCGAGATCCGGGTCGTGGACTACAAGACCGGCGCCGCGCCGCGCGAAATCGGCGAGGCCAAGGCGATGTTCCAGATGAAGTTCTACGCCGTGGTGCTGTGGCGGCTGCGCGGGATCGTGCCCCGCCAGCTCAAGCTCATGTACCTGACCGACGGCCAGTCCCTCGCCTACACGCCCGACGAAGCCGAGCTGCTCCGCTTCGAGCGCACGCTGGAAGCCATCTGGCAGGCCATCCTCAAGGCGGGCAAGACGGGCGACTTCCGGCCGAACAAGAGCAAGCTGTGCAACTGGTGCGACCACCAGGCGCACTGCCCCGAGTACGGCGGCACGCCGCCGGAATACCCCGGCTGGCCGGAGCCCGACGCGGGCGACGAGACACCGCTGGACCGGGCGGACTGA
- a CDS encoding thioesterase family protein, with protein sequence MADAFYVPLGGGRFSATGHTAGPWTPDAQHFGPPSALLVHALENVEQTHPAELARVTVEILGPAPVAELTVRARVERPGRSVELLQAELVSADRVVARASAWRIATADTAEIATDAGPLLPSPGSVGESPWPEGWQGGYLDAVEWRAVRGGMDVPGPAAVWARQRVPLVDGEEPSGLQRLFTVADSGNGVSNYLDPRKWWFINAELTVHLRRTPSGEWIGLDAVTLVGRHGAGTATSILHDADGPVATGAQALMVRPRQAGGG encoded by the coding sequence ATGGCCGACGCCTTCTACGTCCCGCTCGGCGGCGGCCGGTTCTCCGCGACCGGGCACACGGCCGGGCCGTGGACCCCGGACGCCCAGCACTTCGGCCCGCCGTCGGCGTTGCTGGTCCACGCCCTCGAAAACGTCGAACAGACGCACCCGGCGGAGCTGGCCAGGGTGACGGTCGAGATCCTCGGCCCGGCCCCGGTCGCCGAACTCACCGTGCGGGCCCGCGTGGAACGGCCCGGCCGGTCGGTCGAACTGCTGCAGGCCGAGCTGGTGAGCGCGGATCGCGTCGTGGCGCGAGCCTCGGCGTGGCGGATCGCGACGGCGGACACGGCGGAGATCGCCACCGACGCCGGCCCGCTGCTGCCGTCACCGGGCAGCGTCGGCGAGTCGCCGTGGCCGGAGGGCTGGCAGGGCGGCTACCTCGACGCGGTGGAGTGGCGCGCGGTGCGCGGCGGCATGGACGTCCCGGGGCCGGCGGCGGTGTGGGCGCGCCAGCGTGTCCCGCTGGTCGACGGCGAGGAACCGAGCGGCCTGCAGCGGCTGTTCACGGTCGCCGACTCCGGCAACGGCGTGTCGAACTACCTCGACCCGCGGAAGTGGTGGTTCATCAACGCCGAGCTGACCGTGCACCTGCGGCGGACGCCGTCCGGGGAGTGGATCGGCCTGGACGCGGTCACGCTGGTCGGGCGGCACGGCGCCGGCACGGCGACGAGCATCCTGCACGACGCGGACGGCCCGGTGGCCACCGGCGCCCAGGCGCTGATGGTCCGGCCGCGACAGGCCGGGGGCGGATAG
- a CDS encoding ParA family protein: MQITSVVNQKGGVGKTSLSVGTAAALAERGRRVLLVDLDPQGHATTEMLGLSEVPPDRPSLAKALAKTWKGPIEEIVVPHPRSNLGKGGALDVVPTSPGMFDLIRRLDSFRVPGWQLARVIQFANYDHCVIDCPPALDVLTNNALAASHGILVPVQPDKTSIRALRLLADQVRYVEQTVGRPSLSWFGLVPSLYRRPISHYAAAALQEMYDFGIPMLSHLPLGVVMNEAAAHGVPVTTYAPETLQALSFREIATTLDGYLEQNQAPAVVPADEEFVFEDFISEVAVARNVNDNGARKGLYDLLPKKPHRPR, translated from the coding sequence ATGCAGATCACCTCGGTGGTCAACCAGAAAGGCGGGGTCGGCAAGACCTCACTGAGCGTCGGCACCGCGGCGGCCCTGGCCGAGCGGGGCCGGCGGGTGCTGCTGGTCGACCTCGACCCGCAGGGCCACGCGACGACCGAGATGCTCGGGTTGTCCGAGGTCCCCCCGGACCGGCCGAGCCTGGCGAAAGCGCTGGCCAAGACGTGGAAGGGCCCGATCGAGGAGATCGTCGTCCCGCACCCGCGCAGCAATCTCGGCAAGGGCGGCGCGCTCGACGTCGTGCCGACGTCGCCGGGGATGTTCGACCTGATCCGGCGGCTCGACTCGTTCCGCGTGCCCGGCTGGCAGCTCGCCCGGGTCATTCAGTTCGCCAACTACGACCACTGCGTCATCGACTGCCCGCCGGCGCTGGACGTGCTGACGAACAACGCGCTGGCGGCGTCGCACGGCATCCTGGTGCCGGTCCAGCCGGACAAGACGAGCATCCGCGCGCTGCGGCTGCTGGCGGACCAGGTCCGGTACGTCGAGCAGACGGTCGGCCGTCCGTCGCTGTCGTGGTTCGGCCTGGTGCCGAGCCTGTACCGGCGGCCGATCTCGCACTACGCGGCCGCGGCGCTGCAGGAGATGTACGACTTCGGCATCCCGATGCTCTCGCACCTGCCGCTGGGCGTGGTGATGAACGAAGCGGCCGCGCACGGCGTCCCGGTGACGACGTACGCCCCGGAGACGTTGCAGGCGCTGTCGTTCCGCGAGATCGCGACGACGCTGGACGGCTACCTGGAGCAGAACCAGGCGCCGGCCGTCGTGCCCGCCGACGAGGAGTTCGTCTTCGAGGACTTCATCTCGGAGGTGGCGGTGGCCCGCAACGTCAACGACAACGGGGCTCGCAAAGGCCTGTACGACCTGCTGCCGAAGAAACCCCACCGCCCGCGCTGA
- the hisG gene encoding ATP phosphoribosyltransferase has product MLRVAVPNKGALAAAATEMLGEAGYRKRHEQRDLTVLDPVNEVEFFFLRPKDIAIYVGSGELDLGITGRDLALDSGAPVEEVQALGFGGSTFRYAAPAGRDWKPADLHGKRLATSYPRLVRDDLARHGVEAEVIRLDGAVEISIQLGVADAIADVVESGRSLRQHNLVAFGDPICVSEAVLLKRRGTEESKAKTQLAARLRGVVFAQQYMMLDYDCPRSLLERAIAITPGLESPTVAPLAQEDWVAVRAMVPRKEVNRIMDELAEVGTKAILASDIRSCRL; this is encoded by the coding sequence ATGCTGCGTGTTGCCGTGCCGAACAAGGGAGCCCTCGCCGCCGCGGCGACGGAGATGCTCGGCGAGGCGGGCTACCGCAAGCGGCATGAGCAGCGCGACCTGACCGTGCTCGACCCGGTCAACGAGGTCGAGTTCTTCTTCCTGCGCCCCAAGGACATCGCCATCTACGTCGGCTCCGGCGAGCTGGACCTCGGCATCACCGGCCGCGACCTCGCGCTCGACTCCGGCGCCCCGGTCGAAGAGGTCCAGGCGCTCGGCTTCGGCGGCTCGACGTTCCGCTACGCGGCCCCGGCCGGGCGGGACTGGAAGCCGGCGGACCTGCACGGCAAGCGGCTGGCGACGTCGTACCCGCGGCTGGTCCGCGACGACCTCGCCCGCCACGGCGTCGAGGCCGAGGTGATCCGTCTCGACGGCGCGGTGGAGATCTCGATCCAGCTCGGCGTGGCGGACGCGATCGCGGACGTCGTCGAGTCCGGCCGGTCGCTGCGGCAGCACAACCTGGTCGCGTTCGGCGACCCGATCTGCGTGTCGGAAGCGGTGCTGCTGAAGCGCCGGGGCACCGAGGAGAGTAAGGCGAAGACGCAGCTGGCCGCGCGCCTGCGCGGGGTCGTGTTCGCGCAGCAGTACATGATGCTGGACTACGACTGCCCGCGCTCGCTGCTCGAGCGCGCGATCGCCATCACGCCGGGCTTGGAGTCGCCGACGGTCGCCCCGCTCGCCCAGGAAGACTGGGTCGCGGTGCGGGCGATGGTGCCGCGCAAGGAGGTCAACCGGATCATGGACGAGCTGGCCGAGGTCGGCACGAAGGCGATCCTGGCGTCGGACATCCGGTCCTGCCGCCTCTGA
- a CDS encoding phosphoribosyl-ATP diphosphatase, with translation MKTFDELFAELAERARTRPDGSGTVVALDAGVHAQGKKVLEEAGEVWIAAEHESDERLAEEISQLLYRVQVLMLGRGLSAEDVYRYL, from the coding sequence GTGAAGACCTTCGATGAGCTGTTCGCGGAGCTTGCCGAGCGCGCGCGTACCCGTCCCGACGGGTCCGGCACCGTCGTCGCCCTCGACGCCGGGGTGCACGCCCAGGGCAAGAAAGTGCTCGAGGAAGCCGGCGAGGTGTGGATCGCCGCCGAGCACGAGTCCGACGAGCGCCTCGCCGAGGAGATCTCCCAGCTGCTGTACCGGGTGCAGGTGCTGATGCTCGGCCGCGGCCTGTCGGCCGAGGACGTCTACCGCTACCTGTGA
- a CDS encoding methylated-DNA--[protein]-cysteine S-methyltransferase has translation MRTHAVVDSPCGPLTLVAEGDALCGLYMVDQRHRPDELTFGSNDPGADIFALAETELKEYFAGQRHEFEVPLAFAGTPFQQLVWAQLRKIPYGTTISYGELADRLGNPAASRAVGLANGKNPIGIIVPCHRVVGANGSLTGYGGGLECKRYLLDFEQGALF, from the coding sequence ATGCGTACCCACGCCGTCGTCGACAGCCCGTGTGGCCCGTTGACGCTGGTCGCCGAGGGCGACGCGCTCTGCGGCCTCTACATGGTCGACCAGCGTCACCGCCCGGACGAGCTGACCTTCGGCTCGAACGATCCCGGCGCCGACATCTTCGCGCTCGCCGAAACCGAACTGAAGGAGTACTTCGCCGGGCAGCGCCACGAGTTCGAGGTACCGCTGGCCTTCGCGGGCACCCCGTTCCAGCAGCTGGTCTGGGCGCAGCTGCGCAAGATCCCCTACGGCACGACGATCTCGTACGGCGAGCTGGCCGACCGGCTCGGCAACCCGGCGGCGTCGCGCGCGGTCGGGCTGGCCAACGGCAAGAACCCGATCGGCATCATCGTGCCGTGCCACCGGGTGGTCGGCGCGAACGGCTCGCTGACCGGCTACGGCGGCGGTCTCGAGTGCAAGCGCTACCTGCTGGATTTCGAGCAGGGCGCGCTCTTTTGA
- a CDS encoding AlkA N-terminal domain-containing protein has translation MHEDFERCVRAVQAKDARFDGWFYTAVLTTKIYCRPSCPVVPPKPRNMSFYPSAAAAQQAGFRACKRCRPDASPGSPLWNERADLVARAMRLIADGVVDTEGVHGLAARLGYSVRQVERQVFAELGAGPLALARAQRAQTARILIETTALPMTELALAAGFGSIRTFNDTVREVFALSPTELRQRAKGTPSAAAGALVLRLPYRKPLCPDNLFGHLVATGVPGVEEWRDGAYRRTLRLPHGHGVVSLRPDDGHIACRLTLADLRDLPAATSRCRRLLDLDADPVAVDDQLATDPLLAPLVAAAPGRRVPRTVDGPEFAVRAVLGQQVSTAAARTHAARLVVAHGEPVDDPEGGLTHLFPSPEALGALDPETLAMPRSRRRTLLGLVSALTDGLDLSAGSDWEAARAALGALPGFGPWTVESIAMRALGDPDAFLPTDLGIKYAAETLGLGGQAAVIARSAAWRPWRAYATQHLWATGDHAINRMPAA, from the coding sequence GTGCATGAGGACTTCGAACGGTGCGTGCGGGCCGTGCAGGCGAAGGACGCCCGGTTCGACGGGTGGTTCTACACCGCCGTCCTGACGACGAAGATCTACTGCCGGCCCAGCTGCCCGGTGGTGCCGCCCAAGCCGCGCAACATGAGCTTCTACCCGAGCGCCGCGGCTGCCCAGCAGGCCGGGTTCCGCGCCTGCAAGCGCTGCCGCCCCGACGCCAGCCCCGGTTCGCCCCTGTGGAACGAGCGCGCCGACCTGGTGGCGCGGGCGATGCGGCTGATCGCCGACGGCGTCGTCGACACCGAAGGCGTCCACGGCCTCGCCGCCCGCCTCGGCTACAGCGTCCGGCAGGTCGAGCGCCAGGTGTTCGCCGAACTCGGTGCCGGGCCGCTTGCGCTGGCGCGGGCCCAGCGCGCGCAGACCGCGCGGATCCTGATCGAGACGACCGCCCTGCCGATGACCGAGCTGGCCCTGGCCGCCGGGTTCGGCAGCATCCGGACGTTCAACGACACCGTCCGCGAGGTGTTCGCCCTGTCGCCGACCGAACTGCGGCAGCGCGCGAAGGGCACGCCGTCGGCCGCGGCCGGGGCGCTCGTCCTGCGGCTGCCCTACCGGAAGCCGCTGTGCCCGGACAACCTGTTCGGGCACCTGGTGGCGACCGGCGTGCCGGGCGTCGAGGAGTGGCGCGACGGTGCCTACCGCCGGACGCTGCGGCTGCCGCACGGCCACGGCGTCGTCTCGCTGCGGCCGGATGACGGCCACATCGCCTGCCGGCTCACCCTGGCCGACCTCCGCGACCTGCCCGCCGCCACCAGCCGGTGCCGTCGCCTGCTCGACCTCGACGCCGACCCGGTCGCCGTCGACGACCAGCTCGCCACCGACCCGCTGCTCGCGCCGCTCGTCGCGGCCGCACCCGGTCGCCGCGTCCCGCGCACGGTCGACGGGCCCGAGTTCGCCGTGCGCGCCGTGCTGGGACAGCAGGTCTCGACGGCGGCGGCGCGGACCCACGCCGCGCGGCTCGTCGTCGCGCACGGCGAGCCGGTCGACGACCCCGAAGGCGGCCTGACCCACCTGTTCCCCTCGCCCGAGGCCCTAGGTGCGCTGGACCCCGAGACCCTGGCCATGCCGCGCAGCCGCCGTCGCACGCTGCTCGGGCTGGTCTCGGCGCTGACGGACGGCCTCGACCTCAGCGCGGGCAGCGACTGGGAGGCGGCCCGGGCCGCGCTGGGCGCGTTGCCCGGCTTCGGGCCGTGGACGGTCGAGAGCATCGCGATGCGGGCGCTGGGCGACCCGGACGCGTTCCTCCCCACCGACCTCGGCATCAAGTACGCGGCGGAAACCCTCGGCCTCGGCGGCCAGGCCGCCGTCATCGCCCGGTCCGCGGCGTGGCGGCCGTGGCGCGCCTACGCCACCCAGCACCTGTGGGCCACCGGCGATCACGCGATCAACCGGATGCCCGCGGCATGA
- a CDS encoding HAD family hydrolase, with the protein MDGTLVDSEKLWDIALYETAEWLGGKLSEEQRMTLVGSNMDDTSAYLLEVAGLPVTPEAIASTGEEIRRRTAGLFDDELPWRPGAREALTAVREAGLRSALITSTERDLTELALNTIGREFFDVTVCGDEVEGFNKPHPRPYLKGAELLGVSPERCVAVEDSPPGTASAVAAGCTVLVIPNDVPVEAGERRVFRDSLVGIDVPALAALLG; encoded by the coding sequence ATGGACGGCACACTCGTCGATTCCGAGAAGCTGTGGGACATCGCGCTGTACGAGACGGCGGAATGGCTCGGCGGCAAGCTTTCCGAGGAACAGCGCATGACGCTCGTCGGGTCCAACATGGACGACACCTCGGCGTACCTCCTCGAGGTGGCCGGTCTCCCGGTGACGCCCGAGGCGATTGCTTCCACGGGCGAGGAAATCCGCCGCCGCACGGCGGGCCTGTTCGACGACGAGCTGCCGTGGCGCCCGGGCGCGCGCGAAGCCCTGACGGCGGTCCGCGAGGCGGGCCTGCGCTCGGCGCTGATCACCTCCACCGAGCGCGACCTGACCGAGCTCGCGCTGAACACGATCGGCCGCGAGTTCTTCGACGTCACGGTGTGCGGGGACGAGGTCGAGGGGTTCAACAAGCCGCACCCGCGCCCGTACCTCAAGGGCGCGGAGCTGCTGGGCGTTTCGCCCGAGCGGTGCGTCGCGGTCGAGGACTCGCCGCCGGGCACCGCGTCCGCCGTCGCGGCGGGCTGCACGGTCTTGGTCATCCCCAACGACGTCCCCGTCGAAGCGGGGGAGCGGCGGGTGTTCCGCGACTCGCTGGTGGGCATCGACGTGCCGGCGCTGGCGGCCCTGCTCGGCTGA
- the metH gene encoding methionine synthase, whose translation MSDRLSSPFLDALRSRVLVADGAMGTALQAHDLSLADFGGLEGCNEILNVTRPDVVRSVHRGYLEAGADAVETNTFGANFANFAEYDITERIFELSEAGARLARETADEFATPDRPRFVLGSVGPGTKLPTLGHAPFTTLRDAYAEEVRGLLAGGADAVIVETTQDILQTKASIVGAKRAMAAEGRHVPILASITVETTGTMLLGTEVGAALAALEPLGIDVIGLNCATGPAEMSEHLRQLAKHARVPLSVMPNAGLPELGPGGAVYPLGPEALVAALTGFVREFGVGLVGGCCGTTDEHIRQLAAAVSETKPVPRRPRPEPGVSSLYQAVPFKQDASVLMIGERTNANGSKAFRTAMLAGHFDDCVEIAREQTRDGAHLLDLCVDYVGRDGAADMAELAGRLATASTLPIMLDSTEVPVLRAGLERLGGRCAVNSVNYEDGDGPESRFAQVMALVSEFGAAVVALTIDEEGQARTAEKKAAIATRLIEDITGNWGLRTSDVIIDALTFTIATGQEESRRDGIETIEAIREIKRRHPEVQTTLGLSNISFGLNPAARQVLNSVFLHECVQAGLDTAIVHASKILPMARIPDDQRAVALDLLYDRRREGYDPLQELMALFEGVSAASSKASRAEELAALPLFERLERRIVDGERTGLTDDLDAALKQRPALQIINDTLLSGMKTVGELFGSGQMQLPFVLQSAEVMKAAVAHLEPHMEKDDDSGKGRIVLATVRGDVHDIGKNLVDIILSNNGYEVVNLGIKQPITTILDAAQENGADAIGMSGLLVKSTVIMKENLQEMNSRGVSARWPVLLGGAALTRSYVENDLSELYLGDVRYARDAFEGLRLMDAIMAAKRGESPLVDADAEKKRQERKERRERSLRIAEVRKARAASAEALEGPPPARSDVATDVPLPTPPFWGSRVVKGVALADYAAMLDERATFMGQWGLKGARGGAGPTYDELVESEGRPRLRYWLDRLTADGVLAHAAVVYGYFPCHAEGDDLVVLAEPSLDAPERLRFTFPRQRRDRRLCLADFYRPREFASDGVVDVVPFTVVTMGQPIADYANELFAANAYRDYLEVHGLGVQLAEALAEYWHCRIRQELTFPGGVAVASEDPDDVEDFFKLGYRGARFSLGYGACPDLEDRAKIVALLEPGRIGVKLSEEFQLHPEQSTDAIVCHHPEAKYFNT comes from the coding sequence ATGTCCGATCGCCTGTCGTCGCCGTTCCTCGATGCCCTGCGCTCGCGCGTCCTGGTGGCCGACGGGGCGATGGGCACCGCCCTGCAGGCCCACGACCTGAGCCTGGCCGACTTCGGCGGCCTGGAGGGCTGCAACGAGATCCTCAACGTGACACGCCCGGACGTGGTCCGCTCGGTCCACCGCGGGTACCTCGAGGCCGGTGCGGACGCGGTCGAAACGAACACTTTCGGGGCCAATTTCGCCAATTTCGCCGAGTACGACATCACCGAGCGGATCTTCGAACTCTCCGAGGCCGGCGCGCGGCTGGCCCGCGAGACCGCCGACGAGTTCGCGACGCCGGACCGCCCGCGGTTCGTGCTCGGCTCGGTCGGCCCGGGCACGAAGCTCCCGACGCTCGGGCACGCGCCGTTCACCACGCTGCGTGACGCCTACGCCGAAGAGGTCCGGGGCCTGCTGGCCGGCGGCGCCGACGCGGTGATCGTCGAGACCACCCAAGACATCCTGCAGACGAAGGCGTCGATCGTCGGCGCGAAGCGGGCGATGGCCGCCGAAGGGCGGCACGTGCCGATCCTCGCTTCGATCACCGTCGAAACGACCGGCACCATGCTGCTCGGCACCGAGGTCGGCGCGGCACTGGCCGCGCTGGAGCCGCTCGGCATCGACGTCATCGGGCTCAACTGCGCCACCGGCCCGGCCGAGATGAGCGAGCACCTGCGGCAGCTCGCCAAGCACGCCCGGGTGCCGCTGTCGGTGATGCCGAACGCCGGCCTGCCGGAGCTGGGCCCGGGCGGGGCGGTCTACCCGCTCGGCCCGGAAGCCCTGGTGGCGGCGCTGACCGGGTTCGTCCGCGAGTTCGGCGTCGGCCTGGTCGGTGGCTGCTGCGGCACGACCGACGAACACATCCGGCAGCTCGCCGCGGCCGTCTCCGAGACGAAACCGGTGCCCCGGCGGCCCCGGCCCGAGCCGGGCGTGTCGTCGCTCTACCAGGCGGTGCCGTTCAAGCAGGACGCCAGCGTGCTGATGATCGGCGAGCGCACCAACGCCAACGGCTCCAAGGCGTTCCGCACCGCGATGCTCGCGGGTCATTTTGACGACTGCGTCGAGATCGCCCGCGAGCAGACCCGCGACGGCGCCCACCTGCTCGACCTGTGCGTCGACTACGTCGGCCGCGACGGCGCCGCCGACATGGCCGAGCTGGCCGGGCGCCTGGCCACGGCGTCGACCCTGCCGATCATGCTCGACTCCACCGAGGTGCCGGTCCTGCGGGCCGGGCTGGAGCGCCTGGGCGGCCGGTGCGCGGTCAACTCCGTCAACTACGAGGACGGCGACGGCCCGGAGTCCCGGTTCGCCCAGGTCATGGCGCTGGTCAGCGAGTTCGGCGCGGCCGTCGTCGCCCTGACCATCGACGAGGAAGGCCAAGCACGGACCGCGGAGAAGAAGGCCGCGATCGCGACCCGGCTGATCGAGGACATCACCGGGAACTGGGGCCTGCGCACCTCCGACGTCATCATCGACGCGCTGACCTTCACCATCGCCACCGGCCAGGAGGAGTCGCGTCGCGACGGCATCGAGACGATCGAGGCGATCCGCGAGATCAAGCGCCGGCACCCCGAGGTGCAGACCACGCTGGGGTTGTCCAACATCTCCTTCGGCCTCAACCCGGCCGCGCGGCAGGTGCTCAACTCGGTGTTCCTGCACGAGTGCGTCCAGGCCGGGCTGGACACCGCGATCGTGCACGCGTCGAAGATCCTCCCGATGGCGCGGATCCCCGACGACCAGCGCGCGGTCGCCCTCGACCTCCTCTACGACCGCCGTCGCGAGGGCTACGACCCGCTGCAGGAACTGATGGCCCTGTTCGAAGGCGTCAGCGCGGCGTCCTCGAAGGCGTCGCGCGCCGAGGAGCTGGCCGCGTTGCCGCTGTTCGAACGCCTGGAGCGCCGGATCGTCGACGGCGAGCGCACCGGCCTCACCGACGACCTCGACGCGGCTCTGAAGCAGCGGCCCGCCCTGCAGATCATCAACGACACCCTGCTGTCCGGCATGAAGACCGTCGGCGAGCTGTTCGGCTCGGGCCAGATGCAGCTGCCGTTCGTGCTGCAGTCCGCCGAAGTGATGAAGGCCGCCGTCGCGCACCTCGAGCCGCACATGGAGAAAGACGACGATTCGGGCAAGGGCCGGATCGTGCTGGCCACCGTCCGCGGCGACGTGCACGACATCGGCAAGAACCTCGTCGACATCATCCTGTCCAACAACGGCTACGAGGTCGTCAACCTCGGCATCAAGCAGCCGATCACGACCATCCTCGACGCGGCGCAGGAGAACGGTGCCGACGCGATCGGGATGTCCGGGCTGCTGGTCAAGTCCACGGTGATCATGAAGGAGAACCTCCAGGAGATGAACTCCCGGGGCGTCTCCGCGCGCTGGCCGGTGCTGCTCGGCGGCGCCGCGCTCACCCGGTCCTACGTGGAGAACGACCTGAGCGAGCTGTACCTCGGCGACGTCCGCTACGCGCGGGACGCGTTCGAGGGGCTGCGGCTGATGGACGCGATCATGGCCGCCAAGCGCGGCGAATCGCCGCTGGTGGACGCCGACGCGGAGAAGAAGCGTCAGGAGCGCAAGGAACGCCGCGAACGCTCGCTGCGGATCGCCGAGGTGCGCAAAGCCCGCGCGGCCTCGGCGGAAGCGCTCGAAGGGCCGCCACCCGCGCGGTCGGACGTCGCCACCGACGTCCCGCTGCCGACGCCGCCGTTCTGGGGTTCGCGGGTGGTCAAGGGCGTCGCGCTCGCCGACTACGCCGCGATGCTCGACGAGCGGGCGACCTTCATGGGCCAATGGGGCCTCAAAGGCGCCCGCGGCGGCGCCGGGCCGACGTACGACGAACTCGTCGAGTCCGAAGGCCGGCCGCGGCTGCGGTACTGGCTCGACCGGCTGACCGCCGACGGCGTCCTGGCCCACGCGGCCGTCGTCTACGGCTACTTCCCGTGCCACGCCGAGGGTGACGACCTCGTCGTGCTGGCCGAACCCTCACTCGACGCGCCGGAGCGGCTGCGGTTCACCTTCCCGCGCCAGCGCCGTGACCGGCGGCTGTGCCTGGCCGACTTCTACCGGCCCCGCGAGTTCGCCTCAGACGGTGTCGTTGACGTCGTGCCCTTCACCGTCGTCACCATGGGCCAGCCCATCGCCGACTACGCGAACGAACTGTTCGCGGCCAACGCCTACCGCGACTACCTCGAGGTCCACGGCCTCGGCGTCCAGCTCGCCGAGGCACTGGCCGAGTACTGGCACTGCCGCATCAGGCAGGAGCTGACCTTCCCCGGCGGTGTGGCGGTCGCCTCAGAGGACCCCGACGACGTCGAGGACTTCTTCAAGCTCGGCTACCGTGGGGCGAGGTTCTCACTGGGCTACGGCGCCTGTCCCGATCTCGAGGACCGGGCGAAGATCGTCGCGCTGCTCGAGCCGGGCCGGATCGGCGTGAAGCTGTCCGAGGAGTTCCAGCTGCACCCCGAGCAGTCGACCGACGCGATCGTCTGCCACCACCCGGAAGCCAAGTACTTCAACACCTAG
- a CDS encoding PAC2 family protein codes for MSEPVDETPRPPGDRPEPSRPLMVVAFEGWNDAGDAASRAVEHLQLNWDATQLAELEPDDYYDFQVSRPTVRMVDGVTRRVDWPTTTLSVCRPDGFDRDVVLVQGPEPNMRWRAFCAELLKHIEQLNVATVVTLGALLADTAHTRPVPVTGTAYDKDTASLYGLDLNNYQGPTGIVGILQDYCVQAGIPAVSIWAAVPHYVSHPPSPKATLALLHKLEDILDVEIPLGALPEQSEEWQRTVSEMADEDEEISEYVRSLEERGDAQSEVAEQDVSGDKIAAEFERYLRRRGRGGGQEGFGLR; via the coding sequence GTGAGTGAGCCCGTCGACGAGACCCCGCGGCCGCCCGGCGACCGCCCCGAACCCTCCCGGCCGCTGATGGTGGTCGCCTTCGAAGGCTGGAACGACGCAGGTGACGCGGCCAGCCGGGCGGTCGAGCACCTGCAGCTGAACTGGGACGCCACGCAGCTGGCGGAACTGGAGCCCGACGACTACTACGACTTCCAGGTCAGCCGCCCGACCGTCCGGATGGTGGACGGCGTCACTCGCCGGGTGGACTGGCCGACCACGACGCTCTCGGTGTGCCGTCCCGACGGCTTCGACCGCGACGTGGTCCTCGTCCAGGGCCCCGAGCCGAACATGCGCTGGCGCGCGTTCTGCGCCGAGCTGCTGAAGCACATCGAGCAGCTGAACGTCGCGACGGTCGTGACGCTGGGGGCGCTGCTCGCCGACACCGCGCACACCCGGCCGGTCCCGGTCACCGGGACGGCGTACGACAAGGACACCGCCTCGCTCTACGGGCTCGACCTGAACAACTACCAGGGCCCCACCGGCATCGTCGGCATCCTGCAGGACTACTGCGTGCAGGCGGGCATCCCGGCCGTCTCGATCTGGGCGGCGGTGCCGCACTACGTGTCGCACCCGCCGTCCCCGAAGGCGACGCTGGCCCTGCTGCACAAGCTGGAGGACATCCTCGACGTCGAGATCCCGCTCGGGGCGCTGCCGGAGCAGTCCGAGGAGTGGCAGCGCACGGTCAGCGAGATGGCCGACGAGGACGAAGAGATCAGCGAGTACGTCCGCAGCCTCGAAGAGCGCGGCGACGCCCAGAGCGAGGTCGCCGAGCAGGACGTCAGCGGCGACAAGATCGCCGCCGAGTTCGAGCGGTACCTCCGCCGCCGCGGCCGGGGCGGCGGCCAGGAAGGCTTCGGCCTGCGCTGA